Proteins encoded within one genomic window of Amorphoplanes friuliensis DSM 7358:
- a CDS encoding LuxR C-terminal-related transcriptional regulator, with translation MSAPVLTGPRLLSPPGLDLIGQIEADPRAPLRASVGAPGGYGKTALLRELDRAARGAGLTVAAPWRPANEPDLLLVDDAHLLDEDRLDELCRYAEIPDLRLVVAHRPWPRPAAVLRLLDILRRTHPPVILTPLTEDQIRARLADSLRSLPSKELVAFVTAQTQGIPRFVERVAAAIKPALTTEPLSPLRVPAAALAPFATDIDELAPELRTLLLAVEAGAGLSYDLIAALLGQDAERVADLVEAGRATGLLSADGTLVPLARQAIAALGPIAQRIDVRQRLAASQLARGGPVLPLVRPLMGDEPAGLVPGAAGNDLGPVYEAAGEEALGDDPALAAQLFAAAAGAGRTTAARRALATALSGDLDQASRLADQALVAGTPDQRSEAAYVAAVVLTHRGQPDQADALYDWSRHGAAPGFGAVGLIATGRLEDARRRLADVVTSDPPTSLSATASLMARGVRDSVTASPTAALSALVRAAALIEPAGPGVLLADSPAALGAIIAVQGAELDTADTLLARAVRSGTGGALLAPRHSLLQAWILMLRGRSLAAEQHAPAAESGALQYGRDVLLGAALRSGLARRNSDLVGLRATWPDACQALIGQPVDLFGLLPLAELTVAAARLGEQHRVADHLAQADRLLAELGDPPLWSAPLHWSRLHAAILADDRASLEQHAAALARHRDFSPYAAATAAAAAAWLAVLSGRIDPDTVTDAARRLGALGLTWDATRLAGQAAIRTLDRKAMTVLLDCARTLQAPAEVRSAPATGGTATRSRATAGGQHLLSEREHEVAALVLEGLTYKQVAERLYLSAKTVEHHMARIRQRLGCADRQELLARLRAMIGGATEPAPAASSGIRP, from the coding sequence GTGAGCGCGCCCGTTCTGACCGGACCGCGCCTGCTCAGCCCGCCGGGACTGGACCTGATCGGCCAGATCGAGGCCGACCCGCGGGCCCCGCTGCGCGCTAGCGTCGGCGCCCCCGGCGGTTACGGCAAGACGGCGCTGCTGCGCGAGCTGGACCGGGCCGCCCGTGGCGCCGGGTTGACCGTGGCGGCGCCCTGGCGACCCGCCAATGAGCCCGACCTGCTGCTCGTCGACGACGCGCACCTGCTCGACGAGGACCGGCTGGACGAGCTGTGCCGGTACGCCGAGATCCCGGACCTCCGCCTGGTCGTCGCGCACCGCCCCTGGCCGCGGCCGGCCGCCGTGCTGCGCCTGCTCGACATCCTGCGCCGCACGCACCCGCCGGTGATCCTGACCCCCCTCACCGAGGACCAGATCAGGGCACGTCTGGCCGACAGCCTGCGGTCCCTGCCGTCGAAGGAGCTGGTCGCCTTCGTGACGGCGCAGACCCAGGGCATCCCGCGGTTCGTGGAACGGGTGGCGGCCGCCATCAAGCCGGCCCTGACGACTGAGCCGCTGTCGCCGCTGCGCGTCCCGGCCGCCGCGCTGGCGCCCTTCGCCACCGACATCGATGAGCTCGCGCCGGAGCTGCGTACCCTGCTGCTCGCCGTGGAGGCCGGCGCCGGGCTGTCCTACGACCTGATCGCCGCGCTGCTCGGCCAGGACGCGGAACGGGTCGCCGACCTGGTCGAGGCCGGCCGGGCCACCGGGCTGCTGTCGGCCGACGGCACCCTGGTCCCGCTGGCCCGGCAGGCCATCGCCGCACTCGGGCCGATCGCCCAGCGCATCGACGTACGCCAGCGCCTGGCCGCGTCGCAGCTGGCCCGCGGTGGGCCGGTGCTGCCGCTGGTACGGCCGCTGATGGGCGACGAACCGGCCGGTCTCGTGCCGGGCGCCGCCGGGAACGACCTGGGACCGGTCTACGAGGCGGCCGGCGAGGAGGCACTCGGCGACGACCCGGCGCTGGCCGCGCAGCTGTTCGCCGCAGCCGCCGGCGCCGGCCGGACCACCGCGGCGAGACGCGCGCTGGCCACCGCGCTCTCCGGGGATCTCGACCAGGCCTCCCGGCTGGCCGACCAGGCCCTCGTCGCGGGCACCCCGGACCAGCGGTCCGAGGCGGCCTACGTCGCCGCGGTCGTCCTGACCCACCGGGGCCAGCCCGACCAGGCCGATGCCCTCTACGACTGGTCCCGGCACGGCGCCGCGCCCGGCTTCGGCGCGGTCGGGCTGATCGCGACCGGTCGTCTCGAGGACGCGCGGCGCCGACTGGCGGACGTCGTCACGTCGGATCCGCCGACCTCGTTGAGCGCCACCGCGTCCCTGATGGCCCGCGGCGTGCGCGACTCGGTGACCGCGTCGCCGACCGCCGCCCTGTCCGCGCTGGTGCGGGCGGCGGCGCTGATCGAGCCGGCCGGCCCGGGCGTCCTGCTGGCCGACAGCCCCGCCGCGCTCGGCGCGATCATCGCGGTGCAGGGTGCCGAGCTGGACACCGCCGACACCCTGCTGGCGCGGGCGGTGCGCTCCGGCACCGGTGGCGCGCTGCTCGCACCCCGGCACAGCCTGCTGCAGGCGTGGATCCTGATGCTGCGCGGCCGGTCGCTGGCGGCTGAGCAGCACGCGCCCGCGGCGGAGAGCGGAGCGCTGCAGTACGGCCGCGACGTCCTGCTCGGCGCGGCGCTGCGCTCCGGGCTCGCCCGCCGCAACAGTGACCTGGTCGGCCTGCGCGCCACCTGGCCCGACGCCTGCCAGGCCCTGATCGGCCAGCCGGTCGACCTGTTCGGCCTGCTGCCGCTGGCGGAACTGACCGTGGCGGCGGCCCGGCTCGGTGAGCAGCACCGGGTGGCGGACCACCTGGCACAGGCCGACCGCCTGCTCGCCGAGCTCGGCGACCCGCCGCTGTGGAGTGCGCCGCTGCACTGGAGCAGGCTGCACGCGGCGATCCTGGCCGACGACCGCGCGTCGCTGGAGCAGCACGCGGCGGCGCTGGCCCGGCACCGCGACTTCAGCCCGTACGCCGCCGCCACTGCCGCCGCGGCCGCCGCCTGGCTGGCCGTGCTGTCCGGCCGGATCGACCCCGACACCGTGACCGACGCCGCGCGACGGCTCGGGGCGCTCGGGCTGACCTGGGACGCGACCCGGCTCGCCGGGCAGGCCGCGATCCGCACGCTGGACCGCAAGGCGATGACCGTGCTGCTCGACTGCGCGCGCACCCTGCAGGCGCCCGCCGAGGTCCGCAGTGCCCCGGCGACCGGCGGCACCGCCACCCGCTCCCGGGCCACCGCCGGGGGTCAGCACCTGCTCAGCGAGCGGGAGCACGAGGTCGCCGCGCTGGTCCTCGAAGGGCTGACCTACAAACAGGTGGCGGAGCGCCTCTACCTCTCCGCCAAGACCGTGGAGCATCACATGGCACGAATCCGTCAGCGGCTGGGCTGCGCCGACCGTCAGGAATTGCTGGCCCGGCTGCGCGCGATGATCGGTGGCGCGACCGAACCGGCACCTGCAGCCTCGTCCGGGATCCGGCCGTGA
- a CDS encoding sensor histidine kinase — protein sequence MKARLGVALLVVLWAAATVPAVTTAVRIVSERAAADRMTPLIGRAVLALEAERRLSVAARPGQSAPPAGFADQRSRTDQAGETLRGAADGWASRTRATDETRAADALVRRMTGLPALRAAVDDGQMPRRTALDAYTAIIGSPLGDSALTRTRELLSEEDALLAATAGVARVTDADRLRLAELAGARRTLLVTAAVTPPAADRLRSMEDALILKPGPVPDGWSAAFNTANTALWDGRTDAAREARDETTPSAVAAIAWACLVGAVGLIAVVAVLMYPRRSTRRVPAPATVPAAAGEQVAAPQAGPGLDALLRDLERRNQSLVHRLLRLLDGLARHESDDETLGELFRADHFANRIRRNLEKAIMLAGDLPGRRWNRPVPLADVVRAAASEVPEFERVSTSRIAPVHLTGAAVTGTMHLLAELIENATTFAPAQTRVRVTGEPAPVGYEVTVADVGPGMTDDDLATAYAVLSDPSPRPGGTWWGLYATGRFAERLGIEVRLRNAPGGGLEASVIIPAALLVDAEAAEAVPDDATGEMPAIAGGVGRS from the coding sequence GTGAAGGCCCGCCTCGGCGTGGCCCTGCTCGTGGTGCTGTGGGCCGCGGCCACCGTGCCCGCCGTCACCACCGCCGTCCGGATCGTGTCCGAGCGGGCCGCGGCCGACCGGATGACACCCCTGATCGGCCGGGCAGTTCTGGCCCTGGAGGCCGAACGCCGCCTGTCGGTCGCAGCCCGGCCGGGGCAGAGTGCGCCCCCGGCCGGCTTCGCGGACCAGCGATCCCGCACCGACCAGGCCGGTGAGACTCTGCGCGGCGCCGCCGACGGATGGGCGAGCCGGACCAGGGCCACCGACGAGACACGTGCGGCCGACGCCCTGGTGCGCCGGATGACCGGCCTGCCGGCCCTGCGCGCGGCGGTCGACGACGGGCAGATGCCCCGACGCACCGCGCTGGACGCGTACACCGCGATCATCGGCTCTCCGCTCGGCGACAGCGCGCTCACCCGTACCCGGGAGCTTCTGTCCGAGGAAGATGCCCTGCTCGCCGCTACGGCGGGCGTGGCGCGCGTGACCGACGCCGACCGCCTGCGCCTGGCCGAACTTGCCGGAGCCCGCCGCACGCTGCTCGTCACCGCGGCTGTCACCCCACCGGCCGCCGACCGGCTGCGGTCGATGGAGGATGCTCTCATTCTCAAGCCCGGCCCGGTGCCGGACGGCTGGTCGGCGGCGTTCAACACGGCCAACACCGCGCTCTGGGACGGGCGGACGGACGCAGCGCGCGAGGCGCGGGACGAGACGACGCCCTCCGCCGTCGCCGCGATAGCGTGGGCCTGCCTGGTCGGTGCCGTCGGCCTGATCGCCGTGGTCGCCGTGCTGATGTATCCCCGGCGTTCCACCCGCCGTGTGCCGGCGCCCGCCACCGTGCCGGCGGCAGCCGGTGAACAGGTCGCCGCACCGCAGGCCGGGCCGGGACTGGACGCCCTGCTGCGCGACCTGGAACGCCGCAACCAGAGCCTGGTGCACCGGCTGCTGCGCCTGCTCGACGGCCTGGCCCGGCACGAGTCCGACGACGAGACCCTCGGCGAGCTCTTCCGCGCCGACCACTTCGCCAACCGGATCCGCCGCAACCTCGAGAAAGCCATCATGCTCGCCGGCGACCTGCCCGGCCGCCGCTGGAACCGCCCGGTCCCACTGGCCGACGTGGTCCGGGCCGCAGCCTCCGAGGTCCCCGAGTTCGAGCGGGTGTCCACCTCCCGGATCGCGCCCGTGCACCTGACCGGCGCCGCCGTGACCGGCACCATGCACCTGCTCGCCGAGCTCATCGAGAACGCGACGACCTTCGCACCCGCACAGACCCGGGTACGCGTCACCGGCGAGCCCGCCCCCGTCGGCTACGAGGTCACCGTCGCCGACGTCGGTCCCGGCATGACAGACGACGACCTTGCCACCGCGTACGCCGTGCTGAGCGACCCGTCGCCTCGCCCCGGCGGTACGTGGTGGGGCCTGTACGCCACCGGCCGCTTCGCCGAGCGCCTCGGCATCGAGGTGCGGCTGCGCAACGCGCCCGGCGGCGGCCTGGAAGCCTCGG